In one Phalacrocorax carbo chromosome 16, bPhaCar2.1, whole genome shotgun sequence genomic region, the following are encoded:
- the WIPI1 gene encoding WD repeat domain phosphoinositide-interacting protein 1 isoform X1 encodes MEAAAEAPGGAAALSCFSYNQDCTSLAIGTTTGYRLFSLSSVEQLDQVHESNEIPDVYIVERLFSSSLVVVVSHAKPQQMNVYHFKKGTEICNYSYSSNILSIRLNRQRLVVCLEESIYIHNIKDMKLLKTILDTPPNTTGLCALSINHANSYLAYPGSATSGEITLYDGNTLKTACTIPAHDGPLAALTFNSTGSKLASASEKGTVIRVFSIPGGQKLYEFRRGMKRYVNISSLVFSMDSQFLCASSNTETVHIFKLEHLTDSRPEEPPTWSGYMGRMFQAATNYLPAQVSGMMNQDRAFATVRLNISGQRNICALSTIQKLPRLLVTTSDGHLYIYNLDPQDGGECVLIKKHSLLGSGKMEENKENDLRPPLPQSYAATVARQSTVPSTSTMPGYSEDGGALRGEVIPEHEFATGPVCLDDENEFPPIILCRGGQPGKAKRS; translated from the exons ATGGAGGCCGCGGCCGAGGCTCCGGGGGGGGCCGCGGCgctcagctgcttctcctaCAACCAGGACTGCAC CTCCCTGGCAATCGGAACCACAACTGGATACAGGCTTTTCTCCTTAAGTTCTGTGGAGCAACTGGACCAGGTCCACGAAAGCA ATGAAATCCCAGATGTTTACATCGTGGAGCGTCTGTTCTCCAGCAGTCTTGTGGTTGTGGTCAGTCATGCCAAGCCACAGCAAATGAATGTCTACCACTTCAAGAAAGGGACAGAGATCTGCAACTATAGCTATTCCAGTAACATACTGTCCATCCGGCTGAATCGTCAG AGGCTGGTTGTTTGCCTGGAGGAGTCAATTTACATCCATAACATTAAGGACATGAAGCTTTTGAAGACTATTCTGGATACGCCTCCAAATACAACAG GTCTGTGCGCTCTCTCGATCAACCACGCCAACTCCTACTTGGCTTATCCCGGCAGTGCAACCAGCGGAGAGATCACGCTTTACGACGGAAATACTTTG AAAACAGCCTGCACGATTCCTGCCCATGACGGGCCTCTGGCTGCTCTCACCTTCAACTCCACTGGCTCGAAGCTGGCAAGTGCTTCCGAAAAA GGCACAGTCATTCGTGTATTTTCCATTCCTGGTGGGCAAAAGCTTTATGAATTCCGGCGAGGGATGAAAAG GTATGTGAACATCAGCTCCCTGGTGTTCAGCATGGATTCCCAGTTCCTCTGTGCTTCCAGCAACACGGAGACTGTGCACATCTTTAAACTGGAGCATCTCACTGACAG CCGGCCAGAAGAGCCTCCAACCTGGAGCGGTTACATGGGAAGGATGTTCCAGGCTGCTACCAACTACCTCCCTGCTCAGGTATCAGGCATGATGAACCAGGATCGAGCCTTTGCCACTGTCCGCCTGAACATCTCTGGACAAAGGAACATCTGCGCCCTCTCCAC GATTCAGAAGCTGCCTCGACTGTTGGTGACTACATCAGATGGACATCTCTATATTTATAACTTGGACCCTCAAGACGGAGGGGAGTGTGTCTTAATTAAGAAACACAG TCTGCTTGGCTCAGGAAAGATGGAggagaacaaagaaaatgaCCTTCGGCCTCCATTACCTCAATCTTATGCAGCAACTGTAGCCAGACAAAGTACAGTGCCTTCAACTTCGACCATGCCAG GTTATTCGGAGGATGGTGGTGCCCTGCGAGGAGAGGTTATCCCAGAGCATGAGTTTGCAACTGGACCAGTGTGTCTTGATGATGAGAATGAGTTTCCTCCT ATAATCTTGTGCCGTGGAGGTCAGCCGGGCAAAGCGAAGAGGTCATGA
- the WIPI1 gene encoding WD repeat domain phosphoinositide-interacting protein 1 isoform X2 has translation MEAAAEAPGGAAALSCFSYNQDCTSLAIGTTTGYRLFSLSSVEQLDQVHESNEIPDVYIVERLFSSSLVVVVSHAKPQQMNVYHFKKGTEICNYSYSSNILSIRLNRQRLVVCLEESIYIHNIKDMKLLKTILDTPPNTTGLCALSINHANSYLAYPGSATSGEITLYDGNTLGTVIRVFSIPGGQKLYEFRRGMKRYVNISSLVFSMDSQFLCASSNTETVHIFKLEHLTDSRPEEPPTWSGYMGRMFQAATNYLPAQVSGMMNQDRAFATVRLNISGQRNICALSTIQKLPRLLVTTSDGHLYIYNLDPQDGGECVLIKKHSLLGSGKMEENKENDLRPPLPQSYAATVARQSTVPSTSTMPGYSEDGGALRGEVIPEHEFATGPVCLDDENEFPPIILCRGGQPGKAKRS, from the exons ATGGAGGCCGCGGCCGAGGCTCCGGGGGGGGCCGCGGCgctcagctgcttctcctaCAACCAGGACTGCAC CTCCCTGGCAATCGGAACCACAACTGGATACAGGCTTTTCTCCTTAAGTTCTGTGGAGCAACTGGACCAGGTCCACGAAAGCA ATGAAATCCCAGATGTTTACATCGTGGAGCGTCTGTTCTCCAGCAGTCTTGTGGTTGTGGTCAGTCATGCCAAGCCACAGCAAATGAATGTCTACCACTTCAAGAAAGGGACAGAGATCTGCAACTATAGCTATTCCAGTAACATACTGTCCATCCGGCTGAATCGTCAG AGGCTGGTTGTTTGCCTGGAGGAGTCAATTTACATCCATAACATTAAGGACATGAAGCTTTTGAAGACTATTCTGGATACGCCTCCAAATACAACAG GTCTGTGCGCTCTCTCGATCAACCACGCCAACTCCTACTTGGCTTATCCCGGCAGTGCAACCAGCGGAGAGATCACGCTTTACGACGGAAATACTTTG GGCACAGTCATTCGTGTATTTTCCATTCCTGGTGGGCAAAAGCTTTATGAATTCCGGCGAGGGATGAAAAG GTATGTGAACATCAGCTCCCTGGTGTTCAGCATGGATTCCCAGTTCCTCTGTGCTTCCAGCAACACGGAGACTGTGCACATCTTTAAACTGGAGCATCTCACTGACAG CCGGCCAGAAGAGCCTCCAACCTGGAGCGGTTACATGGGAAGGATGTTCCAGGCTGCTACCAACTACCTCCCTGCTCAGGTATCAGGCATGATGAACCAGGATCGAGCCTTTGCCACTGTCCGCCTGAACATCTCTGGACAAAGGAACATCTGCGCCCTCTCCAC GATTCAGAAGCTGCCTCGACTGTTGGTGACTACATCAGATGGACATCTCTATATTTATAACTTGGACCCTCAAGACGGAGGGGAGTGTGTCTTAATTAAGAAACACAG TCTGCTTGGCTCAGGAAAGATGGAggagaacaaagaaaatgaCCTTCGGCCTCCATTACCTCAATCTTATGCAGCAACTGTAGCCAGACAAAGTACAGTGCCTTCAACTTCGACCATGCCAG GTTATTCGGAGGATGGTGGTGCCCTGCGAGGAGAGGTTATCCCAGAGCATGAGTTTGCAACTGGACCAGTGTGTCTTGATGATGAGAATGAGTTTCCTCCT ATAATCTTGTGCCGTGGAGGTCAGCCGGGCAAAGCGAAGAGGTCATGA